From the genome of Papaver somniferum cultivar HN1 chromosome 2, ASM357369v1, whole genome shotgun sequence, one region includes:
- the LOC113346766 gene encoding transportin-1-like, with the protein MLMPMALVRSTDQYFQGLFVLATDPTAEVRKLVCSAFVQIIEVRPSFLEKRNLRIVYDAVGTLADAVGEELNQPRCLEILMPPLISKWQQLANSDKDLFPLLECFTSIAQVDPASAVVLYEKEFVVCSLDLLSGLAEGLGKLAML; encoded by the exons ATGTTGATGCCTATG gcTTTGGTTCGATCTACGGATCAATATTTCCAGGGCTTGTTTGTTCTTGCTACTGATCCTACTGCAGAGGTGCGAAAATTG GTTTGTTCTGCCTTTGTTCAGATTATTGAAGTTCGTCCGTCTTTCTTGGAG AAGCGAAATCTCCGGATTGTGTATGATGCCGTTGGTACTCTAGCAGATGCTGTTGGGGAAGAGCTAAATCAG CCCAGGTGTCTTGAGATTCTGATGCCTCCATTAATCTCAAAGTGGCAGCAACTCGCAAATTCAGATAAAGATCTTTTTCCGTTGCTTGAGTGCTTTACGTCAATAGCACAG GTTGATCCTGCCTCAGCTGTAGTGCTGTACGAGAAGGAATTTGTTGTCTGCTCCTTGGACCTTCTCTCAGGGCTTGCAGAAGGTCTTGGCAAGTTGGCAATGCTGTAG